A window of Sphingorhabdus lacus contains these coding sequences:
- a CDS encoding PD-(D/E)XK nuclease family protein, producing the protein MPSAEPAHRATRVFTVPLGSDFCDATVGFVLANCGDDPLGITRMTLLLPNNRAIKAMTEAFVRTVSPGLLLPKMVAIGDLALDEALGPILDPLSDDDVVWPVISPASRILLLADLVVKNRPTGQSVTAAESLRLARKLAEMIDELEIEQVDFERLKSLEAVAELPEHWLSAYGQISEIIPAYRTELANRKLLGPAERRNILLGRLEQRLRENPPSSPLIAAGITTSAIAVSNLLRRVARLPNGSVILPGVDLNMPEADWDALRPPKSEDGVSKPRRNAEVHPQFHLRLLLDRMAIARDEVATISSGAAPAMADSITDIFCVPERSTHWRELPPNRKKLAHVRLIEADDSAQEAKIIAVHIRQRLEHPGQRTALITPDREIAARVTSQLRRWGISVDDSAGKPLLQSPEGALFLGLANAVARRFAATDILEIAKHPLVRMKMDRLEWLNQARSLDARMRGPSVGVGIFAFADEIAKAADDALNLWWTDYSAQLSALDDGAKGGLVAALDALKTVADTLTDGQIWKGTAGRELARALAELGECNLSAIPMDDSSALPAIITELLSGAVVRPPYGGHPRVAIYGLLEARLQQADLVICAGLNETVWPQIAQPDPWLASAIRRHLGLATLDRNVGLSAHDLATALGAKDVVLTRARRDRGGPGVASRFLLRMRAYLGEALQQDATTPQLAALLDDAPKKLDFAPRPKPMPAAEQRRVRISVTDFDQLKSDPYSFYAKRVLRLRPMDPVDAEPDHKWRGILVHDILEKWFRDDKCAPEKLVARAEALLTNGALDPILRTLWQPRIADGLRWIAEQTQKLRDEDGRQLLIAEEKGSFELSGITITGRADRIDAAADGSLIIMDYKTGGSPKPKQINAGFALQLGLIGLMAERGAIKGVRGEALGFEYWSLGKDQKRGAFGYIAHATATKASDKKKAADEFVTFIAGQAEEALNMWILGEAPFTAKLHPEYSNYADYDHLMRLQEWDGRQSIAEADGA; encoded by the coding sequence ATGCCCAGCGCTGAACCCGCACATCGGGCGACACGCGTCTTCACGGTTCCTCTCGGCTCGGATTTTTGCGACGCGACGGTCGGATTTGTTCTGGCGAACTGCGGCGATGATCCGCTTGGCATAACGCGGATGACGCTGCTGTTGCCGAACAACCGCGCGATCAAGGCGATGACCGAAGCCTTTGTGCGCACGGTTTCGCCGGGATTGCTGCTGCCGAAAATGGTGGCGATTGGTGACCTCGCACTGGACGAAGCATTGGGGCCAATTTTGGACCCGCTGTCGGACGATGATGTCGTATGGCCGGTTATCAGCCCTGCCAGCCGCATCCTGTTGTTGGCCGATCTGGTTGTAAAGAACCGTCCAACAGGGCAATCGGTCACCGCGGCAGAATCCCTGCGGCTTGCGCGCAAATTGGCGGAAATGATCGACGAGCTGGAAATCGAGCAGGTCGATTTTGAACGGCTCAAGTCCCTAGAGGCGGTAGCTGAACTGCCCGAACATTGGCTCAGCGCATACGGGCAGATCAGCGAAATTATCCCTGCCTACCGAACCGAGCTTGCCAATCGAAAGCTTCTGGGCCCTGCCGAACGCAGGAATATTTTGCTGGGCAGGCTCGAACAGCGTTTGCGCGAAAATCCGCCGTCTTCGCCCCTGATTGCCGCGGGGATAACAACATCGGCTATCGCGGTGTCCAATCTGTTGCGCCGTGTTGCCCGCCTTCCGAACGGGTCGGTGATCCTGCCAGGCGTTGACCTGAATATGCCTGAGGCAGATTGGGATGCGCTGCGTCCACCGAAGAGCGAGGATGGTGTTTCCAAGCCCCGTCGCAATGCCGAAGTGCATCCGCAATTCCATCTACGCCTGTTGCTTGATCGCATGGCGATTGCGCGGGACGAAGTTGCAACGATTTCATCCGGTGCAGCGCCCGCAATGGCCGACAGCATCACCGATATTTTCTGCGTTCCCGAACGAAGCACGCATTGGCGTGAACTTCCGCCCAACCGGAAAAAATTGGCGCATGTACGCCTGATCGAAGCCGACGATAGCGCGCAGGAAGCAAAAATCATTGCCGTCCATATTCGGCAAAGGCTCGAACACCCTGGACAACGCACGGCATTGATTACCCCCGATCGTGAAATTGCCGCACGGGTAACATCACAGCTGCGTCGCTGGGGCATTTCCGTCGATGACAGTGCGGGCAAGCCTTTGCTGCAGTCGCCCGAGGGGGCCTTGTTTCTGGGGCTGGCTAATGCCGTGGCACGACGTTTTGCGGCGACCGACATATTGGAGATCGCGAAGCATCCGCTTGTCCGAATGAAAATGGACCGTCTGGAATGGCTAAATCAGGCGCGCTCTCTCGATGCCCGTATGCGTGGGCCAAGTGTCGGCGTCGGCATTTTTGCTTTTGCGGATGAAATTGCCAAGGCGGCGGATGACGCGTTGAACCTGTGGTGGACGGACTATAGCGCTCAGCTCTCAGCGTTGGACGATGGTGCAAAGGGCGGGCTGGTCGCTGCGCTCGACGCCCTGAAGACGGTCGCCGACACGTTGACGGACGGCCAGATCTGGAAAGGTACCGCAGGCCGGGAGCTGGCGAGGGCCTTGGCCGAATTGGGTGAGTGCAACCTGTCCGCCATTCCCATGGACGATAGCAGCGCGTTGCCTGCAATCATAACCGAACTGCTTTCCGGTGCTGTCGTTCGTCCACCCTATGGTGGCCATCCACGGGTCGCCATATACGGTTTGCTGGAAGCCCGCTTGCAACAGGCGGATCTTGTCATCTGTGCAGGGTTGAACGAAACAGTCTGGCCGCAAATTGCGCAGCCGGATCCTTGGCTGGCATCTGCCATCCGTCGCCATTTGGGTCTGGCCACGCTCGATCGCAATGTCGGCCTTTCGGCGCACGATCTGGCGACCGCGCTCGGCGCAAAAGATGTGGTGCTCACGCGGGCACGCCGTGATCGTGGAGGGCCGGGCGTTGCATCGCGCTTCCTGCTTCGGATGCGTGCCTATCTTGGTGAGGCGTTGCAGCAAGATGCAACCACGCCGCAACTTGCCGCGCTATTAGACGATGCGCCTAAAAAGCTGGACTTCGCGCCCCGGCCCAAACCCATGCCCGCGGCGGAGCAGCGTCGCGTCCGCATTTCGGTGACCGATTTCGACCAGCTCAAGTCGGACCCCTATTCCTTTTACGCCAAGCGTGTTTTGCGGTTACGTCCTATGGACCCGGTTGATGCCGAACCCGACCATAAATGGCGCGGCATCCTTGTGCACGACATATTGGAAAAATGGTTTCGCGACGACAAATGCGCCCCGGAAAAGCTGGTCGCACGGGCGGAAGCTCTGCTGACCAATGGCGCGCTTGATCCCATCCTCCGGACGCTTTGGCAGCCCCGTATTGCGGACGGGCTGCGCTGGATTGCCGAACAAACGCAAAAGCTGCGCGACGAAGATGGTCGACAGCTGTTGATCGCCGAAGAAAAGGGATCGTTTGAACTGTCCGGCATCACCATTACCGGCCGCGCCGACCGTATCGATGCCGCCGCCGATGGCAGCCTGATCATCATGGACTATAAAACCGGCGGATCGCCCAAGCCGAAGCAGATCAATGCGGGCTTTGCGTTGCAGTTGGGGCTGATCGGTTTGATGGCCGAACGCGGCGCGATAAAGGGCGTACGCGGCGAGGCGCTGGGCTTCGAATATTGGAGTTTAGGCAAAGACCAGAAGCGTGGTGCCTTTGGATATATCGCCCATGCCACGGCAACGAAGGCTAGCGACAAAAAGAAGGCTGCCGATGAATTTGTGACCTTCATTGCGGGCCAGGCCGAAGAAGCGTTGAACATGTGGATATTGGGTGAAGCACCTTTCACGGCGAAACTGCACCCCGAATATTCCAACTATGCCGACTATGACCATTTGATGCGTCTTCAGGAATGGGACGGTCGCCAGTCGATTGCCGAGGCGGACGGGGCATGA
- a CDS encoding nucleotidyltransferase family protein, with amino-acid sequence MSHHVNTAMIMAAGKGTRMMPLTADRPKPLVAVAGTALLDHVLDHLRDAGVGQIVINAHYRASQVEDHMADHAADFKVAISDERDLLLDTGGGLVRALPFIPDDPFICVNADNWWTNDGENAFTRLMAAWDDSAMDVLMLLIPYAEANNTQGQGDFDLDVDGRLSRRKADQQAAYVWTGIQMLSKRLIIDPPSEVFSTNVFWDRAIARGRCYGLVHEGLWFDVGYPDAIAATEAKLMSHAQR; translated from the coding sequence ATGAGCCATCATGTGAACACCGCCATGATCATGGCGGCGGGCAAGGGGACCCGGATGATGCCGTTGACGGCAGACCGGCCCAAGCCGCTGGTTGCGGTCGCGGGCACCGCGTTGCTCGACCATGTGCTCGACCACCTGCGCGACGCAGGCGTCGGCCAGATTGTCATCAATGCCCATTATCGCGCGTCGCAGGTCGAAGACCATATGGCCGACCATGCCGCCGATTTTAAAGTCGCCATCTCGGACGAGCGCGATCTGCTGCTGGATACAGGTGGCGGGCTGGTGCGGGCACTGCCGTTCATTCCCGACGACCCTTTCATTTGCGTCAATGCCGACAATTGGTGGACTAATGACGGCGAAAACGCCTTCACCCGGTTGATGGCGGCATGGGATGACAGCGCTATGGATGTCCTCATGCTGCTGATCCCCTATGCAGAGGCAAATAACACCCAAGGGCAGGGCGACTTTGATCTTGATGTGGATGGACGCTTGTCCCGCCGGAAAGCCGACCAGCAGGCCGCTTATGTCTGGACCGGAATCCAGATGCTGTCCAAACGTCTCATTATCGATCCGCCGTCGGAAGTATTTTCCACCAATGTCTTTTGGGATCGCGCCATTGCTAGGGGGCGTTGCTATGGTTTGGTGCATGAGGGACTGTGGTTTGATGTCGGATATCCCGACGCAATCGCAGCAACCGAGGCTAAATTGATGAGCCATGCCCAGCGCTGA
- a CDS encoding aminoglycoside phosphotransferase family protein — MTQQIDPVMPAGLDEFLHQTGWSAARVYPMPGDASFRRYFRVSHADKGKAILMDAPPPHEDPKPFIDVAQYLTGQGFRAPIIYGHDLKRGFVLIEDFGDRRMREHLDECPSDEAKIYKQAIDTIIALSKSTRADLPPYDEAVYLREVRLLAEWYMPAMRLDFDPAEFDRIWSEALAPIANAHMVTVLRDYHAENVMLLDDGDQGLIDFQDALIGHPAYDLVSLLQDARREVSAELEAEMLDHYIQTAHPDADFRYHYALVGAQRNTKIIGIFTRLWKRDGKERYLDFLPRMWTLLERDLDHPGLAPLKSWFDTYIPQEVRRIAPNMLAPE, encoded by the coding sequence ATGACGCAACAGATTGACCCTGTCATGCCCGCCGGGCTGGATGAATTTCTGCACCAGACAGGCTGGAGCGCCGCGCGCGTGTACCCGATGCCGGGCGATGCCTCGTTCCGCCGCTACTTCCGGGTGTCGCATGCCGACAAGGGGAAGGCCATTTTGATGGACGCCCCGCCGCCCCATGAAGACCCCAAGCCCTTTATCGATGTCGCCCAATATCTGACCGGTCAGGGATTTCGCGCGCCGATCATCTATGGGCATGACCTGAAACGCGGGTTCGTCTTGATAGAGGATTTCGGCGACCGGCGGATGCGCGAGCATTTGGACGAATGTCCGTCGGATGAAGCGAAAATATATAAGCAAGCCATCGACACGATCATTGCCCTGTCGAAAAGCACACGTGCCGACCTGCCGCCTTATGACGAAGCCGTCTATTTGCGCGAAGTGCGCCTGCTCGCGGAGTGGTATATGCCGGCCATGCGGCTCGATTTCGATCCGGCCGAATTTGACCGGATTTGGAGTGAAGCACTCGCACCGATTGCCAATGCTCATATGGTGACCGTCTTGCGCGATTATCACGCCGAAAATGTCATGCTCCTCGACGATGGCGATCAGGGCCTTATTGATTTTCAGGACGCCTTGATCGGACACCCCGCCTATGATCTGGTGTCGCTCTTGCAAGATGCACGGCGTGAGGTGTCCGCGGAACTGGAGGCGGAAATGCTGGATCATTATATTCAGACAGCCCATCCGGACGCCGATTTCCGCTATCATTATGCTCTCGTTGGTGCGCAGCGGAATACCAAGATCATCGGTATCTTCACGCGGTTGTGGAAGCGTGATGGGAAGGAGCGTTACCTCGACTTCTTGCCGCGCATGTGGACATTGCTCGAACGCGATCTGGATCATCCTGGGCTAGCGCCGCTGAAAAGCTGGTTCGACACATATATCCCGCAGGAAGTCCGCCGGATCGCCCCCAATATGCTGGCGCCGGAATGA
- the tsaE gene encoding tRNA (adenosine(37)-N6)-threonylcarbamoyltransferase complex ATPase subunit type 1 TsaE, with protein MILKTEEDMRAFGRELAGTLHAGDWVSIDGPLGAGKTVLCAGILQGLGFRGEVASPSYAIVHQYEPPEVSIAVAHADLYRLDGVADLEELGLADERSDRITLVEWAGRAGPEYTVPTLSIDIQPQPDGSRTVQMKTEENDATD; from the coding sequence ATGATCCTGAAGACCGAAGAGGATATGCGCGCCTTTGGCCGGGAGTTGGCGGGGACGCTGCACGCGGGCGACTGGGTATCGATTGACGGTCCCTTGGGCGCCGGAAAAACAGTGCTGTGCGCCGGCATATTGCAAGGTCTGGGTTTCAGAGGCGAAGTCGCGAGCCCGTCCTATGCCATCGTGCATCAATATGAGCCCCCCGAAGTATCGATTGCCGTCGCCCATGCAGATTTGTATCGGTTGGACGGTGTCGCCGACCTGGAGGAACTCGGCCTTGCGGACGAACGGTCCGACCGGATCACCTTGGTGGAATGGGCGGGTCGGGCAGGCCCCGAATATACGGTGCCCACCCTCTCGATCGACATACAGCCTCAGCCGGACGGTTCGCGTACGGTACAGATGAAGACGGAAGAAAATGACGCAACAGATTGA